One Betta splendens chromosome 5, fBetSpl5.4, whole genome shotgun sequence genomic window, GCTTCTAAAGTGTCTAAGTCACCACTCTTGTAAAAATGGTACAAGCACTATGAATGACAGCACAGGTTCCCAGTTTGTTACCTTTGTTTTAAAATCACCCCTTTGGTACACAGACATTTGCTAGAGTTCATAGGTCAGTCTGTctgtaaaaaacatttgttgccAGAGAACACAGTAGGAGGGAGGCTGCACATGGAAGTCATTTTCTTGCCCTCTGGTGGAGAAACGTCTGAACTAGCTCTTGCCATCCATTTTGAAATCCCCACAGAGGGAGCAACAATCTAACTTACAGTCCAGATCATAAATCAGTTAGTGAGGCAGAGTGGTGATCCTCATGCTTTGACTTGCAATCGGGTACGACACCATGGGGGTGGTGGCGTGACTCATGGTGATGCCAGGCATGGGCTGAGTCATGCTCACGGCCACAGGTGCCACAGACACAGCCACTGGTGCCATAGAAACAGGAGGCGCCATCCCTTGTGCGATGGTCTGTGCAAGGGCAGCCGAGAGGGGGGTGATCTCAGGGTTGAGGTGGGGCGGAGGAGCTGTGGGCGGGGCTGCATTAGATGGTGGAGCCGCAGGGGCGCCAGTGGGCGCGACAAGGTCCTGCTGAGTGACGGGCCGAGGCTGCAGTCCTGCGCTGCTGAGGGTGGTGTGAGTTTGGGCAATGCTGTGATTGTAGGAACTCACGGCACCCACGGGGGGCGCAAGACTCTGCTCGGTGGGTGTAGGAGTTGAAGACAGCGTCATCACCTTGGCCTGGCTTCTGAACTGGGCGTTCTGCTCCAGAAGAACCTCATTTGTTGCAATGAGATTTGTAACCTGGGAAGAACGTGGATTAGGAAAGAAaagcgtggtgtgtgtgtatacagccAGATCCCACTTCAAATACATTATCACAGCAAGCACAATTGGAATTAATTTTGAATAGTGAACAGTGAAAATATGTATTTTAACTAGTTAATATTAAGCTGAAATCTATTTACTTAAGAAAGGCCAAGAAAGCTGTCAGGAAAATATGGATTGCAGTCAGTAAACTTTTAAAAAGTTCCATGACATGAATATAATATTCCTTAAAAAGTATTTAATTTTCTAACCTGCTTCTTTAATTCTTCCACTCTTTTCCTCAGCAGGGAGTTTTCTTCCTCCAGGAACCTGTACTCCAGGGGGCGAGGTGGTAAGGTGGCTTGAACTCCCAGCTCATAGGGAGCACTTCCACTACCATCTGCCAAGCGCAGCCCCTCCAACCGCCGCCTCTTTATTTGGAGAGCGGTGCTGTCCATGGAGGCCTCCAGAGAACCAGCCTCGAACAGCCCGCTCTCGAGCAGGGGGTCATACACGGAACACGAGCTCCTGTCAAAACGTCTTTGTGCTGAAGAACCCATGGACAGACAACCACTTATCCCTCCTCCACTTACACCCCCAACTCCCGGTATGCCAGGTTCTCGGCATCCGCTCAAACTGGGGCAGCCCATTCCAATCATATTACTTCCTCCTCCCACAAGTCCTTGAATTCCTCCACAGCcgccagctcctccaccacctaTCCCTCCCCCAGGAGTCACCATTCCAGCAGCACCTGAGCCAATAACTCCACCCACTCCTGCACGGGGA contains:
- the zc3h10 gene encoding zinc finger CCCH domain-containing protein 10 yields the protein MPDRDSSYLSSGGGGGGVLCEEGGPVSGLAGGPAEGRGGSGGNVGGNVSTGGMGGGGALGNGSSCGNGGAGGQGAGLALDGVCRDFIRNVCKRGKRCRFRHPDFNEVPDLGVQKNEFIFCHDHQNKECMRSNCRFVHGSKEDEDYYKKTGELPLSLRGKVAARLGLSPMDLPNSRGEVPICRDFLKGECQRGNKCKFRHVQRDYDYEPPRAGVGGVIGSGAAGMVTPGGGIGGGGAGGCGGIQGLVGGGSNMIGMGCPSLSGCREPGIPGVGGVSGGGISGCLSMGSSAQRRFDRSSCSVYDPLLESGLFEAGSLEASMDSTALQIKRRRLEGLRLADGSGSAPYELGVQATLPPRPLEYRFLEEENSLLRKRVEELKKQVTNLIATNEVLLEQNAQFRSQAKVMTLSSTPTPTEQSLAPPVGAVSSYNHSIAQTHTTLSSAGLQPRPVTQQDLVAPTGAPAAPPSNAAPPTAPPPHLNPEITPLSAALAQTIAQGMAPPVSMAPVAVSVAPVAVSMTQPMPGITMSHATTPMVSYPIASQSMRITTLPH